The following are encoded in a window of Psilocybe cubensis strain MGC-MH-2018 chromosome 4, whole genome shotgun sequence genomic DNA:
- a CDS encoding Fusarisetin A cluster transcription factor fsa6 has translation MSDNLHLRPSASPPIVRPKPSRSTTIGVVRGRTSPTPGVGEQPADGRPPTKRARKAINCEPCRNSKLKCDRNRPCSSCVLRGTSAMCYQDARAHEGSDPHTRGDDQPTYTRIDPAQEIARLRHSISLLEAYVFPNQRSNAPQRRPSDAHALVVPKKETVEADVTEKSASAIGMLGSQVQGGLYAGPTSAATHLIMNEGRDSEDSDAHSRQHSQDRVSDDFASVTQDYDRDLLSLLPTLEIIDGLLDYYFEYCNWIYRHVNQTTFTHQWEKYKSGVKPDRVVLSTACALMAIATHYLPTQHALLDKFNETHEEIGIKFFEVSTTSLQKHTSESRTYTLELVELLLVRTHFHSLAKTDSEEIWHVTGELVTIGTAMGLHRDPGKWRMHRDVAERRRWAWWHIILLERWQAFLFGRPLSIASHHFDTQLPTYCDPALDKTGRLYLPNIALFRLAFILGDIMDDAVSIRPVSYDSVQANDRALTQWMETLPPELDMDEFRVARSLASPSVAVRRLGVQSVIIRTSYYHIRFTLHRPYASASTNPSNSSKVPTVDPAKSAQSLEIAVSAADKLITMVGQSRPDFLANSSLAVPGHMNWQPFHCFSAAMFFSFQLIANPDQPGAGLFRASIRKAITTLEQARGIVVADKALDILNALCPLYSPDFPLESVESREKKRAHVLGTVRKLAFPYHDSHDPRRFGDSPGARGAMSSPANSSSVSPPMPVIPALPQHSYDQPHNSVPSIRNAATTLYQNHPQQSHPLPQGHGGQNIHSPQNQPQMVSPHSQNLTPTPTYQTYNNPPNNMSHQSQQMYDPNRYSYVQVEDAMWGAAVGFGHAEWSQFLDSTRTEGQSSRHLQGS, from the exons ATGTCCGACAACCTCCATCTCAGGCCCTCCGCCTCTCCCCCCATCGTCCGTCCAAAGCCAAGCAGGTCCACCACCATTGGCGTCGTCCGCGGAAGGACCTCACCCACCCCTGGCGTCGGCGAGCAGCCTGCAGATGGCAGGCCTCCCACAAAACGCGCTCGCAAGGCTATCAACTGCGAGCCCTGTCGGAATAGCAAGCTCAAATGCGACAG GAATCGTCCGTGCTCGTCGTGTGTCCTCAGAG GCACGTCTGCAATGTGCTATCAAGATGCCAGAGCCCATGAAGGCAGCGATCCTCACACCCGCGGAGATGATCAACC TACATATACCCGCATCGATCCTGCCCAGGAGATCGCACGCCTGCGCCATTCCATCTCACTTCTTGAGGCCTACGTTTTCCCAAACCAGAGATCGAACGCCCCTCAGCGGAGACCGAGCGACGCACATGCATTGGTCGTGCCGAAGAAAGAGACAGTTGAGGCGGATGTTACAGAAAAAAGTGCCTCAGCAATTGGCATGCTGGGCAGTCAGGTCCAGGGTGGACTATATGCGGGACCAACAAGTGCCGCTACCCATCTTATAATG AACGAAGGTCGCGACTCCGAAGACTCGGATGCTCATAGTCGTCAACATAGTCAGGATCGTGTCAGCGATGATTTTGCTTCTGTCACTCAAGATTATGACCGCGACCTACTCTCTCTCCTACCTACTCTCGAGATTATCGACGGCCTACTCGATTACTATTTTGAATATTGCAACTGGATTTATCGGCACGTCAACCAGACCACCTTCACACACCAATGGGAGAAATACAAAAGTGGCGTCAAACCCGACCGTGTTGTGCTATCAACCGCTTGCGCATTGATGGCAATAGCGACACATTACTTACCAACTCAACATGCTCTACTTGACAAGTTCAACGAGACGCATGAAGAAATCGGAATCAAATTCTTTGAGGTTTCCACCACATCGCTGCAAAAACACACCTCAGAATCGAGGACATACACACTAGAGCTTGTGGAACTTTTGCTTGTACGTACTCATTTTCACAGTCTAGCGAAGACCGACAGCGAGGAAATCTGGCACGTTACGGGGGAATTGGTCACCATTGGCACCGCTATGGGTCTTCACCGCGACCCCGGAAAATGGAGAATGCATCGGGACGTCGCCGAACGCCGGCGGTGGGCGTGGTGGCATATCATCTTGCTAGAGCG TTGGCAAGCCTTTTTGTTCGGAAGGCCTTTATCGATCGCATCGCACCACTTCGATACTCAATTACCAACATATTGTGACCCCGCTCTCGACAAGACGGGACGTTTATACCTTCCGAATATTGCGTTGTTCCGCCTTGCTTTCATTCTTGGAGATATTATGGATGACGCTGTTTCCATTCGTCCGGTCTCTTATGATAGTGTGCAGGCTAACGATCGTGCTCTTACCCAGTGGATGGAGACCTTGCCGCCGGAGTTGGACATGGATGAATTCCGTGTAGCCCGAAGTCTAGCTTCTCCCAGTGTTGCCGTACGCAGATTAGGTGTTCAAAGCGTGATTATTCGAACTTCGTACTATCATATCCGCTTCACCCTTCACCGTCCTTACGCAAGTGCCAGTACAAATCCTTCGAACAGTAGCAAAGTGCCCACCGTTGATCCTGCCAAGTCGGCCCAAAGCTTAGAAATCGCTGTCAGTGCTGCGGACAAACTGATCACCATGGTTGGCCAGTCTCGTCCCGATTTTCTGGCAAATTCATCACTGGCTGTACCAGGGCACATGAATTGGCAACCTTTCCACTGTTTCTCGGCCGCGATGTTTTTTTCGTTCCAACTCATAGCAAACCCTGATCAGCCAGGTGCTGGTCTTTTCAGGGCGAGTATCCGCAAAGCTATAACAACTTTAGAACAAGCTAGAGGTATTGTGGTTGCTGATAAAGCCCTCGACATCTTGAACGCGCTCTGTCCTTTATATTCACCGGATTTCCCGCTCGAGTCTGTAGAGAGCCGAGAGAAGAAGCGCGCGCACGTCCTCGGTACAGTGCGTAAGTTGGCTTTCCCGTACCACGATTCGCACGATCCCCGGCGGTTCGGTGATTCGCCTGGTGCAAGGGGCGCCATGAGTTCGCCCGCGAATTCCAGTTCGGTAAGCCCTCCGATGCCAGTGATACCTGCCCTTCCGCAACACTCTTATGATCAACCTCATAATTCTGTTCCTTCTATCCGCAATGCTGCTACCACTCTATATCAAAATCATCCACAGCAGTCACATCCTTTGCCGCAGGGACATGGAGGACAGAACATTCACTCTCCGCAGAATCAGCCGCAGATGGTCAGCCCACATTCACAAAACCTGACGCCTACACCAACATATCAGACGTACAATAACCCACCGAACAATATGTCTCATCAGTCACAACAGATGTATGATCCAAATCGATATTCATACGTTCAGGTTGAAGATGCCATGTGGGGTGCCGCTGTTGGCTTCGGGCATGCGGAGTGGTCTCAATTTTTGGACAGCACTCGGACAGAAGGGCAATCAAGTAGGCATCTACAGGGTTCATAG